From the genome of Dermacentor andersoni chromosome 3, qqDerAnde1_hic_scaffold, whole genome shotgun sequence:
TCCCGGACCGTCTTTAGATCTGTGGCCTCATAGCTTTCGACAGTGTCTGCTCGGCACTatagttagcttttttttttttcaagtagagAAATGTTGGAAAGTGAGTAAAAGCCCCAACCTGACCTTTCCGAAATTTTCCTGCATGAACACGTCTCCAATGCGCCAAAACCTCGTGaacaaaaattattttaaaaagaaAATCAATGACGCCGTTGTAACATCGTCAGCGTGACGGTTTTGGGGCGAAATTCAAGAAGAAAACGTTTGGCCTCCGTTTTGTCCGCTAACGATCAACTTTGTTTCGCCAAAGAATGGGAAGGGTTTTCGAAGAATACTCTATCTGTCTGTGCTATTTTATACCAGTTCAGTTCGGCGGAAGCTCACAAAGTGGAGGAAGGTTTGTGGATGAGAGAAATTGAGAAACTTGTTGAGAAAACTCTATCTGTTTCCTTTGTAGCCTCGTGCTACACTCGGGTGGATGACTTCTCCCTTTCTAAACTGTTTTACGGCTTATACTTGGTGCCTTACTTTCTTTGAAGTTCCCGCGCCAGCTCCCTGTGTGACCTCGAAGATTTTGACAGTGCCTTTTCGGCGCTCTCTTTATCTTTAGTTCAACAAGCAGGCTGTCAGAAAGAGAGAGTTCTTCAGCAACAAATTGCGATTCAACCTCGCTGAAATGAACTAGGAAGAGAGCAAGGTGAGTGTTAGTCGCAACCTGATGATAATTGCATATACTTTGAGGGGATTAGCCGCAGGCCACACGAAGTAAAAATAACAAAGAATTGACATCAAATAAACATACGCAGCCCTGTGTCACGCAGGTACTGAAACAACGAGTTTGAGCATTTGCGTCCTTTCAACGAGCAGTAGCCTGCAACATTAGTTTTGAGTCTGGCCTCCATGAGCATCTTGTGCCTGATATCCTTTGTCCCAAGATACAGTCATGGCAGGTTATGAATGTCTGCAGTAGGTGCATAGTGTTTCCAGAATCTTCTCCCAGGTTGTTCACTTGTTTCAATATGTGTCAGTATCGCTTGCAATAATAGCTTCTATGCACAACCGAGTTCAATTGGTCGCTCTGTGGCTGTGGCAATTGGCGCGCTGTGTGATGACTGAGGGTACGGCAGGAGCAACAACGCTATAAAAGGAAAGCGGGAGTCCCGAAGAATATCGGTGGTGCCTATAAAAAAAGCATTTCGAGTGTATAACGTGCACCAATTGAGCTTTGGGATACGGGGTAGACTTTatatgtacgagggcgaatcagaaagtccttgcctcTATTTTTTAATTGCCAAATTACGGATGTGAATacaaagtcaacatatccattcccagcggtggccCTTTCTTGtgccggcccggccttatctgccggtagctgcGCGCCACGGCGCTGCAGTCAAGTCGTTGAAGATGCCGGTTGTGCTTcgcacgtccacggcgtacgagcaacgaagtgcgattcgttttctatggagcaagggaacGAACGCCAATCGAAAGCCATAgtgaaatgcagcccacgtatggcgaaaggtgtctcgctttgaaaagtgtgaggcggtggtgttgtgagttcgcgaaaaggccgtgaagactttcatgacaatgagcgttcggggaggccgcgtgcctcgctgactgacgacaggaAGCACGTCAAAGTTAGTGCTGCGACGGGACAAGTGTCTGAAccagtgtggggactatgtggaaataTGGTGTAAGGGACGTAGAATAGTGTGcgtatttgtaattacctgtatgtaccttacttTGGCTAATAAAAACACAGGGACAAAATACTTTCTAATTCGCCCTCGCATTCTCGTTCAGCTGTTTTAACAACTCTTAATACTCGTATATGTTGCTACATACACTCTCCGCATAAACACTACAGGAGACTCAAGAGGCAGAATACCCGGCTTGGTCCTCAGAGGAACGCCCGTTCAGATCCGCAGAAAACGAACTCAATTAGTACTGCACAAAGCACGTGGCATCCTCTGCAACCCAGCTTGCGCATTACGCTGCAGTGCGACGCGGCAATGCCCAGCGCACCGTCCCCGTGAGCAGGCTAACATAAATGCGCAGATAGGATTCGTCAACTTTCGGCACAGATCTTGCcggtgtcgtcgttgtcgtcgtgctgtcgtcgtcataccgcacTCGTCGTGGTCGTCGACGTCGTGCTGTTATCTGCTTGGCGCAGTAGACGACTTTATAGGGTGCAGAGTGTGTCTGTCTTTTCTTTagggtttttttcttttgtaactcACCCCATCTTGGACCCAAACTTGTACCTCAACTTGTATTAGCTTGCACGTCAAACATAATATGAAACCAGCGACATACATTGTGGTGCTAAAAgaagagtgagagaaagaaagaaagaaataatgaaggaaagaaagaaagaaacgtcgggATATGTCCAGCCCATGACTGCCGCGTCGCGTAAAAACTAACGTGCTCTCGAAACAGCCAACGGCACCGAGCATTTCGCGCCAGTGCAGTAAGTGACCACATACTGCAACCTTATTCGCGTTCCGATCCGCGCGCCACGACTGGTTGGCCGCATACAGCTGTGTTGGCTACCGACGACGACAGACGCGCTGAATTCGCTTGGAAGTGGGTCGTTTCGAGGTATTGAACTGACGCGACCAGACGGCGTGTTCTTGAACTCTGGCACAGATTGTCTCGCCGAGTTTAGCTACAGCGCATCGAGAGCCGGCGCGCTATTCGGACCAAGGACGCGCATACTTGGCAGCACCTGCAGGCACTCTGCGGGGCATAATGTTATGGCAGCTATTgcgagagggaaaaaaaatacaATCGGAAGAGCAGCAGCTGTTAGACACAAAGAGGTCACTCTGCATAAGAGCTGTTTTAAAAGCTTTGCGAATCAGACGTGCAAATAAAACGCAGTGGTCTCGCTATttacgtgctttttttttagacTTTCTCTCTTCAAAAGATCTACGCACGCGGTCGTTCGGCTCGTTTTCAGTTATGAAATAGGGCAAAAAGTTCACTTCAATGTGGCTGGCTGAGCGATTACGTTGTATCAGTAATTTGTGATGACGACGATCTATGATTATTAATGGCATTCTCTTTAAGTACGAGTATACCGACAAATAGTTCACTGAGCCTCCGTGACCTATAGTCAGGTTTAACTTACTTATTGATATTTAGCATCCTGCGAAATTACACGTGCTTGTAGCTATATCCCGTCCTTATATCTTctagattttttttcctttccacaaTGACTCAAATCGTTGCCTTGCCGATAACCATCACAGGCCAATTAGCGCTTCCGTCGACGCGAAACCCAGCGCTTCCGATCGGCTGACGCTCCCTCCAGTGCTGGCAGGATGGATATCTGAGCGTGCTATTACAACAAGCTCAGTGGCGTCCGGCTTTCCTCTGTGGCCCGACGTAGGCCCAACCTTAGCCTTTGCGAACGTTTGCTTCCCGTACGCTCTTGTTCCCGGGAAGCCAGATTGGAACTCGAAAAGCGATTGTTAATCCCCCCCCCCAGCCTTTGTGTTCACGAAGTACAGCTTTGTGCTGCTATCGGGTGGATGACAGTTTTAAagcaatagctttctttggctcttctgCCGCACTTTGCGCAATGCCAGTTTCTAACCGTTTGCTGCCAACTATACTGggtgtcagtgtgtgtgtgtgtgtgtgtgtgtgtgtgtatatatatatatatatatatagggagagagagagagagagccctttAATGAAAGGCTGAGATTTTAGGCGGCGTATATAGAGGCTGCTATAATAGCCGCCCAAATAAAGTACCAGAGAAGTCGCTCTGTGTATGCTGACCCAAGTATGCCcacctctgttctgcgtaacaaaaagaagaaaaaagaaacgaatattCTTCCCGCATAAAAGCTCGAAATGTAATGTCGGCTCACGGGTAACTCCGAACGCAAAGATCTGTTAATTTACTTTATTTTAGacgatttagccattcggtatgtgccagGGGGTGGTGTGTGCCCGTTCTTGGCCAGTCCTCAAGAATGGCCATTGCCCCACAACCATTTCTACATAAATCTCAAACCAAGCCAAGCCAATAAACAAGCCATTGCATAGCATCAAATAGGCGTCGCCAATAAATAAAGCTTGGATTCACGTAGACTCCAACGGGTGCGTCGAATCGGCATACGATATCGACAGGTCTGGATCGAAGAGGTAtccgagcgaaaaaaaaaaacgcgaatttTCGTTgacgaatatctcaacaacagATAACGTTTTTAAAACCGCGTAAATTGCTCCTGCCTCCGCAGCGTATTCCTAATTAAAATGCTAATTAATAAATCCTAATCCGTCAGCGAACGGACTGCGACCGCTTTTCGACCATCCAGTGCCCGCCGTGCTGAAAGAACCAACAGTGAAAAAAGCACCATCGGATCGCTTAAATCCTAGTTACAAAAATCTGTTTCCAGTAATATGGATCACGCGGTATACAGTTAAAAATAAGTGCTCGCTTAACCTAAATAAATATTCACGAAAAAAAAGGTTATCTTGTTCTTGCAAAGAAAAACATCTCTATTTTCCGGGTATTTATGTAAGTATACAAGAACCGCagggatgtgtgtgtgtgtgtgtgtgtgtgtgtgtgtgtgtgtgtgtgtgtgtgtgtgtgtgtcctgtgACCGGATGTTATTTGCGTGTGTGACCTTAGCCACGAAATGCTTTTGCGCCGGAGTTTCGAAGCATGCAGTCAGTGAAGGTCGGTTGGTTAGGGTTTCATATTCCGGTGCGTACACAGCGAATGCCTAGGATGTATGTACTACGATGTGCAGGAAAAGTCTCGCCCGTGTGTGCCAAGATGAAGGCCACATATATACGGCGACGCACAAGTCACCCTCGACGCCAGGTCTATACAGCAGTATACTCAAGACACCTGAACGACGCATAGACAAAACGCAATGAAGCTGTGCGGCCAAATCCGCCCCACCGGCTGCAAGCAACCCGTTGAACCCGGGATTGCAAGCACCCAGCTGTGCCAGTTTTCGTACAACTCATTTCGTAATTGAAtttgtgcgcaaaaaaaaagacagaaaaaaatgcCACACTGAAGCGTAAACATAAACGATAAACTATAGCGATACGCTCATGGAGAAATCGATAGGCGGAATTGTTAATTGTTGCAGATGCCTGAATATACAATTGATGTGGCAAATCATTTCTGCGGAACCCCGCTAGGTGAAGGAAGGcacatgaaaagaaaagaaagtgtcaTCCACCGGGCGCAGGCCACCACCCTGCGTCTGCtgcaaacaaacacgtaccctttcacccgcccgcctccaccttatattcccagacgtttacactacccccaactgccggcgCTGTGGCactcacccggctacgcttccgcatatgctgtgggtgTGCCCAGCGCAGTACACACACATCAacaccacgaccctctcgtcgaggttgcgtgAGGCTCTGCTGAGCTCCggcctcgacgaccaaacctgggcgacccagcacgcccgagaggcggcggcgaggcaagccctcgacgtcccttcatgggaggcttcggcccggccatcataaagtgctggttgtacaataaaagtCCTTTGTGCTTAGTGCTACATTCGGGTGAAGgggataccccccccccctccccacccgaatgtagcactaAGCACAAAGAAAGCCCGCACGGGCCTCTCAGAAAGAAAGTTTCGCAGTAGAGAGAATATTCATCCTAATCCGAGATCCCACACCAGAACGAACTTTTTTACTgaattgcgaagctttctttctgagaagcccgtatacgggtttcctttgtagcttagTGCTACATCCGGATGGATGACAGTTTTCCCCTTTCAATAATTTGAAGTATGTGCGATCAGCTATACCCcaccgtcgtttttttttttttctttcgcggcagCATTAGGGTGTTCGTGGCGCAGCCTTCTATTCACCCGTCACTTTATGCGCCGCGGTGACGTGGCAGTTGTGGCGTTCATGCTGCTTAGCACGAGCTCTCGGGTTCGTTTCCtagtcgcggcggccgcattccgtcaggaacgaaatgcaagaacgcgcCGTGCACTCGATTTCGGCGCACACGTTAAGAAACCCTCGAGGGGTCGAGATTATTGCTAACTATGACCTTCGTCATAGCCGCAATGTTGCTTTGAGACATTAGGCCCCCCTAATATGATTAGATTTTTCCACCTCTCCAGCCACAGACTGAAACCTCCTCCCCTTTCCCGCGTCATCAATCATCAATGATATTTTATTATTTGACGTTAACACAATTGCAAAGTAAATGTAGTACAGAAGGAGGTACCAATGTAGGGCCAAGAAAGCCACAttccttgcgccattaaaacgTTTAATGCGCCAAGTCTCGGCGATCGCGGCCAGCAGGAGTTGCGCGCGAGCGGCGGTGACGTCACGAGGCCGCAGCCGAACCCGACGTCTCGCTAGAAGGACTGCCAGTCGTACAGCTGGGTGGCCGAGCGCATCTGGTAGAGCAGCATCTTGAGCTGCTCCATGGTGTCGTTGTAGAACTCGGACAGGCTGGGCCGGCGCCGGATCAGCTCCATGATCCAGCTCATGTTCTCGTCCATGTTCTTCAGGATGTGGTTGGGCCAGTAGCGCAGGTCCTCCTTGGAGATGCGCTCCGCGCTGTAGTTGACCACCGTCGAGAAGTAGCAGTCCAGCTCGAGTTTCAGCATCACGTACCTGTGGCGTGTGCGTCGCGTGCCTGTTTACACGCAGATCGCTGTCTCCATGTGTCTCTAAATAGAGCGCTTTTTCTAGCCAATTTACTGTCGTTCCAATTACATCTTTAACAAAGCGCAGTTTTATACACTGAAGCACAATAGTAACTGGACCGCCATTGTACTTCTTCGCAGAGTTTGGGAACTGCGATGATATAGAAACTTGGTTCATCCTGGGGATGCGTttcaagtgaatccgccttgcgaaaCTCCCTGGCTACAACTTGTATATTGCAAATACTTGTCGCAATGTAATCACTCAAAAATTCGATTAATGAATTATTTTAAGTGGTCGATTATACATTTCGGATTCTCGTGCATGTCCGCCTCCTCGAGTATAGAGCAGCTAAAGACCTAGAATTTGCgcaatctgccacaggcgattaaaAATGAAAGACCGTTTACCGTCTTCGCAGGAGCACCTGATATATTGGCGCTGCCAATAAAAATAATCTTGTACACAGCACAGACTGTAAGCACACGTTACTGAAAATACTACATGCTAGTCAATGACAGCATGcacgcaaaaagaagaaaacaagacacGAACAAAAGAATCACTGCTATTTACAACTGCGTGACTGTGCACGATGTCGTCGCACGATCGCGGTAGTTATATTGCAACACCGCGAAGGCATCCACGTAGTGTGGAGGCCTCGCCCCGATCGTACCTCTTGAAGGATGCCTCGAGCAGCTGCGCCACTTCGGGCAGGTCCCGGGGCACGCGGTCTCGCATGTGCGCGATCATGGACTGGCCCTCGGTGTAGTAGCTGTACATGAAGTCCCGGAACTCTTCGAGCGAGCCGAAAGGCGAGTCCATGTTGTCGTGTGGCGTGGTGAACGCGATGGACGGCTTGCTCTTGGACGTCTCCCGCTTGTTCACGTCGCTCAGCAGGCTGTCGTACATGTCACGCGGGGTGCCCTATAGTCGGTTGAGGGAGAATGAGCGGGTGATGTGACTGAGTGTAAAGACTATCGAAAAAACAGGGTATTAAGGTGGGTGGGCCTTGTGGTTACGCAGGCACGAATCCCTGGGAGAACGCTTTCAGGTTACGACGGATCGTGAATAGCGCGCGGAATCGGCGCACAAACCATTAGGCATACTCAGTCGGAATGTCAGAGTAGATATAATCTGTGCAGCGATAAGTGTGGAAGCGGCGTAGGCTTGACCGAGGCGTTAGGTTTTAAGGACAGTATATAGGGGGAACGTAAACAAAACTGCAGGGCTGTGGAGACGAGTGAAAAAAGATTCGTAGACTGGTGACGCAAAGAAAGAGATTACGTACGTGTAATAAAGCGAACTTTCCTGCTGTGAAAAATGTAACTTACTTAAGTACGCTTCAATATATTTCAGTACACTAGAGAGTCAGAAAGAACAAGCTTGGTGGTGTTTGCCGCCACTCCGCTTCAAATAGGTTGTTCATGTAATCATAATTATCTTCGTATTGCTCGTGGCAATCGGGAAGAAACAAACAGTGAGCTGTGTCATTTGTCCGAATGTCGCACAGCACCCGTCCAGAGTCAGCCTTCCATAAATCAAGGTCTTCAATAATTTTAAGACATCTCCAGCCCGTGCCTTTGCCCATAAGCGAACATAAAGCTGAGACCTCGAACAACAATGATCGATACCTTAAAAATGGAGTACGTGTGTCATGTTCGTGCACAAGCAGACTTAACGGACTTCTTTAAACTACTTTACACCACtacaatacatctacttagggcaggtggtcactgcggatctggatcaaataatcagaagaataagaatgggctgaggtgcgtttgacaggcattctatgattatgaacagcaggttgccattatccctcaagagaaacgtgtataacacctgtgtcttaccagcactgagctacggggcaaaaacctggaggcttacgaaaagggttccacttaaattgaggacgacgcaacgagctatggaaagaagaagggtgggctaacgttaaggggataacaattaagagagcagattgggtgaggaaacaaacgcgagttaatgacatcttagatgatatcaagaaaaagaaatgggtatgggcagggcatgtaatgaggagggaagataaccgatggtcattaagggttacggactggatttcaagagaagggaagcatagcagggggcggcagaaatttaggtggacggatgagattaagaagtttgcagggacaacatggccacaattagcacatgaccggtgtagttggagaagtatgggagaggcctttgccctgcagtgcgagtagcgatgctgctgctgatgatgatggcgacaGCACTTTTACAACGTTTTGGGCCGTCCCCAAATAATAATCGTCACCTACCTTGCATATATTTCCTGTCTTTAACACCCTTCGCGTGCTGCACAGAACACTAATCCAACTCAAATTACAGGGAGAGCCGCGCTGAATAAAGAAAATGCACGCAAGGTAGATGGCTATAGTTATCTGGGGACAAGGTTAGTTCCGACGGCTGCAAATTTTTCTTAGAATGTAGCTTTTGCAAGTGGAGTGAAAAGGAGTCGCCGGTGCTTCCTTTCTTAGAGTACCCACATGCGTTAACATGGAAGTTTGTGCGACAGGAGGGAATAAGACGCCTACGGAGAGGTCTCCAAGCATGTAGCGATTACATCTTGTATGCTTACAATGCCCGCTTAGACGCTCTATAGTACCGTGGGAGGGTGCCACCTTCGCCCATGTTGAATACAGTTAATCCTTACAGTCACGGTAATCTATTTTTGTTGTTCGGGTACATTGGCGATATAAATAAAACTGTGAACGCATATGTCTGGGCGTAACTGTCACCTTCTGCAAATGAAAGAAAGACAGGGAAAAAAATCGTCATAATTCAGTTATCTGCGGCGAGTAAtgccaaacaattttttttcaacagacGCCTACCAGGTGTGACGAGAAGATCGTAGAGCTTCTCTGCGTTAGTGCTGCTAACGAGTGTTCTTTCTTGTATCACGAGGGCCCTCTACCGATTACTAACGGCAGATCAACTGGTGGCGAATATTTTACTGCTACTCCGGGAAATTAGTCTGGGAAAATGCCGTTGTGGCAGTGCACTTGTTTACACCAGTGCATCTGGACGCGACTAGGCAGACATTGTCGAACGGAGACTGGAAACTACGACCGAGCCTTTTAGGCGCAGTGCGTCCCGGCGGCGATGCGGTGTATACGTTCGAGTGTGTGCGCATACCGCCTCTGTACCTGGGGAAGCTGCTGGGACTCTCGGAAGTGGGTGCGGCGGCTGCCGGGACCCGCGCTGCTTCCACTGCCGCTGCGGCTGTAGCCGCGGGGGCTGGTCGTCATACCTGACGACGCACCGCTGGTGAAACGACGGACGGCTGCTCGGGCACGCAGCGGGTGCGAAGCGaggcgatgctgctgctgctcctgctgccaacgatgacgatggcggtGGCCGTACCCTTTGTCACGGTTGCGGCAGTCCGAGCGGCTACACAAGGATGATGACGGTGATTTCGATGCCGGAAAACGAAGTGAAAACGATGCGGATGCGCCAACATGGTGACGATCGAGTCGAGATTTGGTCCACACAGCGCGAACTGAAACTGCGTAACTGAGGCCGCATTTTGCGgggaagaagaaaagagaaagacgatGGTAACTGATGCGAAACCACTGGAACTGGTCATAaatgtttgttttttaatgaaactgccgtttcactggcaaatgcatcactatccgtCCCTGTTCTTCCagttctaccagtgacagcacagatcacggcggcaagatttcggatgcgatgaataagattagccttatcaaacccacatttgactgcttctccagagtataagcacctggcatttccctggcatagcgaaccCTGTGACACAatgatgcttgaggtctgcctcaccaaattacgctgccgcattccctcgctgaatttctatttacagaggtcgggtttggttccctcccccctctgttctttccagcgtttctaAAATTCATAGAGTGGTCATGGGTTCCAAGATTTGCGCGCGATGGCgggcgcaaatctcaaaggccataaagagGCACGCCCGGCCTGTTCTTTGCAACagctccagatggcactcgcctccgccgcctcgcggtccacgcaagaggccgcgcttcTAGCAGAATGCTCGttttcatgcatagcgttcgccgccaacgtCCCCGGcagacattacggttacataagctgcagttgccaggaagcgtgagaagcagtttgGGATtatgaatgctgtcgcgttccgctcttgaaggcgaagctaagcgtcctccacatttttttctcacgtattttaccttgataattcaattagtttagtagcctccttgcgctacatggagggcttgcgtggttgggtatgcgtggttcgacgTGATTCTTGCCGAAAAGCCGGcgtgggacgccgacgccggcttTTCAGGGACACGGGGCtcttaacgttatcgcgttaagAGATAACTAGAATTTCTCTCCACTATTGTTGTGCCATACAAGGTTCTATTTCTGACGTTTGCGAAGTCTTCTCCTTTGTTGTGCCACCATCGTCGTCGTTACGCTGTCGCCATCGCTGTCGTCATTCCTTCGTCGGCTGTCAACGTTATGCCGTCGCCCTCGTCGTCCTTGTTTCTCGTCGAGCGAGCTACCAACGTCCAGGGTTGCCTttctagacttttttttttttttgccactgaaCATCTGTAATCCTCGAGCTATAAGTACGACGTGTTACTTCTTCATCATCCTTACGAGTTCCAGTGGTTTCGTGTCAGttaccttcgtctttctctttctttctccccgCAAAATGCGGCCTCAGTTACGCGGTTTTACTTCGCGCTGTGTGGACCAAATCTCGACTCGATCGTCACCATGTTGGCACATGCGCATCATTTTCACTTCGTTTGCCGGCATCGAAATCACCGTCGTCATGCTTGTGTAGCCGCTCGGACTGCCGCAAACGTGACAAAGGGTACGGCCaccgccatcgtcatcgttggCAGCAGGAGCAACAGCAGCATCGCCTCGCTTCGCACCCGCTGCGTGCCCGAGCAGCCGTCCGTCGTTTCACCAGCGGTGCGTCGTCAGGTATGACGACCAGCCCCCGCGGCGACAGCCGCAGCGGCAGTGGAGGCAGCGCGGGTCCCGGCAGCCGCCGCACCCACTTCCGAGAGTCCCAGCAGCTTCCCCAGGTATAGAGGCGGTGTGCGCACACACTCGAACGTATACACCGCATCGCCGCCGGGACGCACTGCGCCTAAAAGGCTCGGTCGTAGTTTCCAGTCTCCGTTCGACAATGTCTGCCTAGTCGCGTCCAGATGCGCTGGTGTAAACAAGTGCACGGCGACAACGGCGTTTTTCCAGACTAATTTCCCCGAGTAGCAGTAAAATATTCGTCACTACTTCACCTCCCGTTAGTAATGGGTGAGGGCCCTTGTGATACAGGAAAGTACACTCGTCAGCAGCACTAACGCAGAGAAACTCTTCGATCTTCTCGTCACACCTGGCAGGcgtctgttgaaaaaaaaaaacatcgtttgGCACAACTCGCCGCAGATAACTGAATTATGACGATTTTCTTCCCTGTCTTTCTTTCATTTGCAGAAGGTGACACTTACGCCCAGACATATGTGTTCACAGCTTTATTTATATCGCCAATGTACCCGAACAACAAAAATAGATTACCGTGACTGTAAGGATTAACTGTATTCAACATGGGCGAAGGTGGCACCCTCCCACGGTACTAGAACGCCTAAGCGGGCATTGTAAGCGCACAGGATTTAATCGCTATATGCTTAGATACTTCTTCGTAGGTGTCTTATTTCCTCCCGTCGCAAAAACTTCCATGTTAACGCATGTGGGCACTCTAAGAAAGCAAGCACCGGCGACTCCTTTTCACTCCACTTGCAAaagctacactctaagaagaatttGCAGCCATCGGAACTAACCTTGTCCCTAAACAATAGCAGTCATCTAGCTTGCGTGCGTTCCCTTTGTTTAATGCGGCCCCAGCTTTATGTTGGCTTA
Proteins encoded in this window:
- the LOC129380956 gene encoding uncharacterized protein, which codes for MTTSPRGYSRSGSGSSAGPGSRRTHFRESQQLPQGTPRDMYDSLLSDVNKRETSKSKPSIAFTTPHDNMDSPFGSLEEFRDFMYSYYTEGQSMIAHMRDRVPRDLPEVAQLLEASFKRYVMLKLELDCYFSTVVNYSAERISKEDLRYWPNHILKNMDENMSWIMELIRRRPSLSEFYNDTMEQLKMLLYQMRSATQLYDWQSF